In Venenivibrio stagnispumantis, a single window of DNA contains:
- a CDS encoding DUF2281 domain-containing protein: MQTINLNELPEEAQKELLDFYEFLLQKYKKKKTKKKIEEIIPRKVKEFTPIKREEIYER; encoded by the coding sequence ATGCAAACCATAAACCTTAATGAACTTCCTGAAGAAGCTCAAAAAGAATTATTGGATTTCTATGAATTTTTACTTCAAAAGTATAAGAAAAAGAAAACAAAAAAGAAAATAGAAGAAATAATTCCGAGAAAAGTTAAAGAATTTACACCGATAAAAAGAGAAGAAATCTATGA